A single Drosophila gunungcola strain Sukarami unplaced genomic scaffold, Dgunungcola_SK_2 000122F, whole genome shotgun sequence DNA region contains:
- the LOC128265403 gene encoding basic-leucine zipper transcription factor A isoform X5 — protein MRFTYNQYKHYESGYRIPSKMHNLNHHNNNNNNSGGGNNNNNNNNNNNNNNSHHYAHHNNNNNGGNNNTNFQAYQHHYKSNFGMRMTMSTNSTMSARIHRKGFRIPSKRQPGKGLPGKLHTITRTGPGKIVPGKRIPQRPHPPPCDNSNDSGLGFDQHTEMRSSAGAGGSVDPAVHGSNSGQRSALMVNSALTNTVAAAAAAAAAAVASNTLQQHQQHHQQQQQQQQQQQQQQQQQQQQQQQQQQQQQQQQQHSPQQHLIRAIPVSRSRHAMSHYLEDLDLLSASSSEDSATSTPTSLDEDTGFVNDSNSTTTGGNSSSDPFGGVFQATEAAVAAAVNAFNLQQQQHQQQQQQHQVQQQQQQQQNQQQQFQYNGLLLQQQQQQQQQQQQQQQQQQQQQQHHHHHHHRHGKHIKRKKLECNQVELDNDDACSEDEFIRKIASSVAVASTVDATPPPVAAAPATATPTVSLLPRISSSCISNNDSNNNNNQTKFISARTVTRVANKRQPTTPLNSIASSNDGQVQLEIVSQPEQQHRARYQTEGSRGAVKDRSGNGFPIVRLAGYDKNAVLQVFIGTDIGRVAPHMFYQACKVAGKNSTQCNEKKVDGTMVIEIDFKPETDMTITCDCVGILKERNVDVEHRFPEHLAQKNKKKSTRCRMVFRTQLTRDDGTTETLQVCSNPIICTQPPGVPEICKKSLNSCPVDGGLELFIIGKNFLKDTHVVFQETYDSVNGDDPATEIAVRQQLIGGTAALWEQSVLPDKEYLHQTHLICTVPPYLHQSILKPVQVQVSIVSSGKKSEPHTFTYTPKGQYTTLAAASTLSNTVHAQAI, from the exons ATGCGCTTCACCTACAATCAGTATAAACATTACGAGTCCGGTTATCGGATTCCATCAAAAATGCATAATCTGAACCAccataacaacaataataataactctGGGggtggcaacaacaacaacaataataataataataacaacaacaacaatagccaTCATTATGcccaccacaacaacaacaataatggCGGTAACAACAACACAAATTTCCAAGCCTATCAACATCACTACAAAAGCAATTTCG GCATGAGGATGACCATGTCCACCAATTCCACAATGAGTGCGCGAATACATCGGAAGGGATTTCGCATACCATCGAAAAGACAACCGGGTAAGGGATTGCCCGGCAAGCTGCATACTATTACCAGG ACGGGTCCCGGCAAGATCGTGCCTGGAAAGCGAATACCACAGCGACCCCATCCGCCGCCCTGCGACAACTCGAACGACAGTGGCCTGGGCTTCGATCAGCACACGGAGATGAGGTCCTCGGCAGGAGCGGGCGGGTCGGTTGATCCGGCGGTCCATGGCAGCAACTCCGGCCAGCGGTCCGCTTTGATGGTCAACAGTGCTCTAACCAACACAGTGGCTGCCGCGGCGGCCGCCGCAGCTGCTGCAGTGGCCAGCAACACGttgcagcagcatcagcagcaccaccagcagcaacagcagcagcagcagcagcagcaacagcagcagcagcaacaacagcagcaacaacagcagcagcagcagcaacaacaacaacagcagcaacattcaCCGCAGCAGCATTTAATACGAGCGATACCTGTATCAAG ATCGCGGCACGCCATGAGCCACTATCTGGAGGATCTGGATCTGCTCTCGGCGTCCTCCTCCGAGGACTCGGCCACCTCGACGCCGACCAGTTTGGACGAGGACACGGGCTTTGTAAACGACAGCAACTCGACGACAACCGGTGGCAATAGCAGCTCGGATCCCTTTGGTGGGGTATTTCAGGCCACCGAAGCAGCCGTTGCAGCAGCAGTCAATGCATTCAAcctgcaacaacagcagcatcagcagcagcagcaacaacatcaggtgcaacagcagcaacaacagcagcagaaccagcagcaacagtttcAATACAACGGATTGctgttgcagcagcaacagcagcagcaacaacagcagcaacaacagcagcaacaacagcagcagcaacagcaacaccatcATCACCACCATCATCGTCATGGCAAGCACATCAAACGCAAGAAGCTAGAATGCAATCAGGTGGAACTGGACAACGATGATGCCTGCAGCGAGGATGAGTTTATCCGCAAGATTGCCAGTTCGGTGGCTGTCGCATCCACTGTggatgccacgccccctcctgTCGCTGCCGCCCCCGCaacggccacgcccactgtcAGCCTCCTGCCGcgcatcagcagcagctgcatcagcaacaacgacagcaacaacaacaacaatcagaCAAA ATTCATATCGGCCAGGACTGTCACGCGGGTGGCCAACAAACGTCAGCCCACCACGCCGCTGAACAGCATCGCCAGTTCCAACGATGGCCAGGTGCAGCTGGAGATCGTCTCGCAGCCGGAGCAGCAGCATCGGGCCCGCTACCAAACGGAGGGCAGCCGCGGCGCCGTCAAGGATCGCAGTGGCAACGGATTCCCCATCGTCCGACTGGCCGGCTACGACAAGAACGCCGTCCTCCAGGTCTTCATCGGCACGGACATTGGCCGTGTGGCGCCGCACATGTTCTACCAGGCCTGCAAGGTCGCCGGCAAAAACTCGACGCAGTGCAACGAGAAGAAGGTCGACGGCACCATGGTCATTGAGATCGATTTCAAGCCCGAAACGGACATGACCATCACCTGCGATTGCGTTGGCATCCTGAAG GAACGCAATGTGGATGTGGAGCACCGCTTTCCGGAGCACCTGGCCCAGAAGAACAAGAAGAAGTCCACACGCTGCCGAATGGTGTTCCGCACCCAGCTGACCCGCGACGATGGCACCACCGAGACCCTGCAGGTCTGCTCGAATCCCATCATCTGCA CTCAACCACCTGGCGTGCCGGAGATATGCAAGAAGTCACTGAACTCGTGCCCAGTCGATGGCGGCCTCGAGCTATTCATCATCGGCAAGAACTTCCTGAAGGACACGCACGTGGTATTCCAGGAGACCTACGACAGCGTCAATGGCGACGATCCGGCCACCGAGATTGCGGTGCGTCAGCAGCTCATCGGCGGTACCGCCGCCCTCTGGGAACAGAGCGTTCTGCCGGACAAGGAGTATCTCCACCAG ACCCATTTGATTTGCACGGTGCCGCCGTATCTGCACCAGAGTATCCTGAAGCCGGTCCAGGTGCAGGTGTCCATCGTTTCGAGCGGCAAGAAGAGCGAGCCGCACACGTTCACCTACACGCCCAAGGGACAGTACACGACGCTGGCGGCGGCCAGCACGTTAAGTAACACAGTCCACGCCCAAG